The following proteins come from a genomic window of Desulfuromonadaceae bacterium:
- a CDS encoding MerR family transcriptional regulator, whose product MSVEIPDKLYFKIGEVAEITGVKPHVLRYWESEFGSFRPSKSRSRQRLYQRRDIELALSLKELLYHQGFTIAGARKQLRSAGRDTPEKIDLSLGVTHERQLLQDVCADLRRLRRTLDLPPHNDK is encoded by the coding sequence ATGAGCGTTGAAATTCCTGATAAATTGTATTTCAAGATCGGTGAAGTTGCCGAGATAACGGGCGTCAAACCACATGTATTGCGCTACTGGGAGTCAGAATTTGGCTCCTTTCGTCCTTCCAAAAGTCGCAGCCGGCAACGTCTCTACCAGCGCCGCGACATAGAACTTGCCCTTTCATTAAAAGAGCTGTTATATCATCAGGGGTTCACCATCGCCGGGGCCAGAAAGCAGCTGCGTTCTGCCGGTCGTGACACCCCTGAGAAAATTGATCTTTCGCTCGGCGTTACGCACGAGCGCCAGTTACTTCAGGATGTTTGTGCCGATCTGCGCAGGCTGCGTCGAACTCTTGATCTGCCACCTCATAATGATAAATAG
- a CDS encoding integration host factor subunit alpha has translation MTKADLIENIYLKTGFSKKESAEIVEQVFDLIKSTLENGEKIKVAGFGNFVVKEKSSRRGRNPQTGDEIEITSRKILTFKPSQVLKSMINDQ, from the coding sequence ATGACTAAAGCGGATTTGATTGAAAATATTTATTTGAAGACCGGTTTTTCCAAGAAGGAGTCCGCTGAAATTGTTGAGCAGGTTTTTGATCTCATCAAGTCGACTCTTGAAAATGGTGAGAAAATCAAGGTGGCCGGTTTTGGCAACTTCGTGGTCAAGGAAAAGTCTTCCCGGCGGGGACGCAACCCGCAAACGGGCGATGAAATAGAGATTACTTCACGTAAAATTCTGACGTTCAAACCGAGTCAGGTTCTTAAATCAATGATCAATGACCAGTGA